Proteins from a genomic interval of Terriglobia bacterium:
- a CDS encoding 4Fe-4S dicluster domain-containing protein gives MSKESKGLLIDITKCIGCLQCAVACKTGHKQPGDPEPTLSATAFTTVEPRGEKFVRRLCLHCEDPSCASVCPVGAIIKTAQGAVRYNGAKCIGCRYCMIACPFSVPKYEWSKLAPYVTKCDMCAERVLAGNQTLCAEVCPTGATLFGSREDLLMEAHKRIVENPGVYVPRIYGEKEVGGTSVFYISDVPFEQLGFVEPPLNQPMPTLSAAALGEVPTVVTIGGSLLAGLYWITQRRREVAAAESVEREQKERS, from the coding sequence ATGAGCAAGGAATCGAAAGGGCTGTTGATCGACATCACCAAGTGCATCGGCTGCCTGCAGTGCGCCGTGGCCTGCAAGACCGGACACAAGCAGCCGGGCGACCCCGAGCCGACGCTGTCGGCCACCGCTTTCACCACGGTCGAGCCGCGCGGCGAAAAGTTCGTCCGCCGCCTGTGCCTGCATTGCGAAGATCCTTCCTGCGCCAGCGTCTGCCCGGTCGGCGCCATTATCAAGACCGCGCAGGGTGCGGTGCGTTACAACGGCGCCAAGTGCATCGGCTGCCGTTACTGCATGATTGCCTGCCCGTTCAGCGTTCCCAAGTACGAGTGGAGCAAGCTGGCGCCCTACGTCACCAAGTGCGACATGTGCGCCGAGCGCGTCCTGGCCGGCAACCAGACCCTGTGCGCCGAAGTCTGCCCCACCGGCGCCACGTTGTTCGGCAGCCGCGAAGACCTGCTGATGGAAGCGCACAAACGCATCGTGGAAAACCCCGGCGTCTACGTGCCGCGGATTTACGGCGAGAAGGAAGTGGGCGGCACCTCGGTGTTCTACATCTCCGACGTGCCCTTCGAGCAGCTCGGGTTCGTTGAGCCACCCTTGAACCAGCCGATGCCGACTCTGTCCGCCGCTGCGCTGGGTGAAGTGCCCACCGTGGTGACGATCGGCGGCTCGCTGCTGGCCGGCCTCTACTGGATCACGCAACGCCGCCGTGAAGTCGCCGCCGCGGAATCGGTCGAACGGGAACAGAAGGAAAGGAGCTAG
- a CDS encoding glycine cleavage system protein H, with protein MSILFVLLTFLLIMSITYFLRREQPAAAVQPRVYPQPPAPSMMREQGFDVPKGYCFHPGHTWVLDEGRQNARIGLDSFGAALLGRIDRVEVVGLNRWVRQGQKICTISRDGLAVELLSPIEGVVVSVNQDVVNDPGIVLKDPYKAGWICVVKAPEINLNLNNLLQGSLVGSWMQNSVRRLSTMTSQLAPAAAADGGLPVSGLLAQLEPGAQRAMIREFFLT; from the coding sequence ATGTCGATCCTGTTTGTGCTGCTGACTTTTCTGCTGATCATGTCGATCACGTATTTTCTGCGCCGCGAGCAGCCCGCGGCCGCGGTGCAGCCCCGGGTTTATCCCCAGCCGCCCGCGCCCAGCATGATGCGCGAGCAAGGCTTCGACGTGCCCAAGGGCTACTGCTTCCATCCCGGCCACACCTGGGTGCTGGATGAAGGCCGCCAGAACGCGCGCATCGGGTTGGACAGCTTCGGCGCCGCCCTGCTCGGCAGGATTGATCGCGTCGAAGTCGTCGGCCTGAACCGCTGGGTGCGTCAGGGCCAGAAGATCTGCACCATCTCGCGCGACGGGCTGGCGGTGGAGTTGCTGTCCCCCATCGAGGGCGTGGTGGTCTCGGTCAACCAGGACGTGGTCAACGATCCCGGAATCGTGCTGAAGGACCCGTACAAAGCGGGCTGGATCTGCGTCGTCAAGGCGCCGGAGATCAACCTGAACTTGAACAACCTGCTGCAGGGAAGCCTGGTCGGCTCGTGGATGCAAAACTCCGTGCGCCGTCTTTCCACCATGACATCCCAGCTCGCTCCTGCCGCGGCGGCCGATGGCGGACTCCCCGTTTCCGGCCTGCTCGCCCAGCTCGAGCCCGGCGCGCAGCGCGCCATGATTCGCGAATTTTTCCTGACGTAG